A part of Vulpes lagopus strain Blue_001 chromosome 4, ASM1834538v1, whole genome shotgun sequence genomic DNA contains:
- the LOC121488688 gene encoding acyl-CoA-binding protein-like, with product MVEKERNDGGHKDVPTYGSILVSWETYQGVIKRRRQLNPTRTTHEPPSEDRIIYELEVMAVKESPQAEFDKAAEDVKHLKTKPADDEMLFIYSHYKQATVGDINTERPGLLDLRGKAKWDAWNQLKGTSKEDAMKAYVNKV from the exons AtggtagaaaaggagagaaatgatgGC GGACATAAAGATGTCCCCACCTATGGATCTATATTGGTCAGTTGGGAAACATATCAGGGAGTTATAAAAAGGAGAAGGCAGCTGAATCCAACGAGGACAACACATGAACCTCCTTCAGAAGATAGGATCATCTACGAGCTGGAAGTTATGGCAGTGAAGGAATCTCCGCAG gctgagttTGACAAAGCTGCCGAGGATGTTAAGCACCTCAAGACCAAGCCAGCAGATGATGAGATGTTGTTCATCTACAGCCACTACAAACAAGCAACTGTAGGTGACATAAACACAGAACGGCCTGGGCTGTTGGATCTCAGAGGCAAGGCCAAGTGGGATGCCTGGAATCAGCTGAAAGGGACTTCCAAGGAAGATGCCATGAAAGCTTACGTCAACAAAGTATAa
- the CLDN23 gene encoding claudin-23, translating to MRTPAVMTLGLVLAPCGLLLNLTATLTPGWRLVKGFLDQPVDVELYQGLWDLCREQSSRERQCGQPDRWGYLEAAPVRAARALMPSSLAAAALGLLLAALGVRCWREEPRFALAGLAGVGLAAAGLLGLAPVSWYTHRLADRAVLPADASPATVHVGYSLVLGYLGSCLLLLGGSSLALSLAPACAALRRRRRKQPPGAARRGSLSTVQVDWPAPAVEPRGPGPHPPGRAAAGFPLPRPPPAAPAAARPPCDSDL from the coding sequence ATGCGGACCCCGGCCGTGATGACGCTGGGCCTGGTGCTCGCGCCCTGCGGGCTGCTGCTCAACCTGACGGCCACGCTGACGCCCGGCTGGCGGCTGGTGAAGGGCTTCCTGGACCAGCCGGTGGACGTGGAGCTGTACCAGGGCCTGTGGGACCTGTGCCGCGAGCAGAGCAGCCGCGAGCGCCAGTGCGGCCAGCCCGACCGCTGGGGCTACCTGGAGGCGGCGCCGGTGCGCGCCGCGCGGGCCCTCATGCCCTCGTCGCTGGCCGCCGCGgcgctggggctgctgctggcgGCGCTCGGCGTGCGCTGCTGGCGGGAGGAGCCGCGCTTCGCGCTGGCCGGGCTGGCGGGCGTGGGGCTGGCGGCCGCCGGCCTGCTCGGGCTCGCGCCGGTGTCCTGGTACACGCACCGCCTGGCGGACCGCGCCGTCCTGCCCGCCGACGCCAGCCCGGCCACGGTGCACGTCGGCTACAGCCTGGTGCTGGGCTACCTGGGCAgctgcctgctgctgctgggcgGCTCCTCGCTGGCGCTCAGCCTCGCGCCCGCCTGCGCcgcgctccgccgccgccgccgcaagCAGCCCCccggggcggcgcggcgcggcaGCCTCAGCACCGTGCAGGTCGACTGGCCCGCGCCCGCCGTggagccccgcggccccggcccgcaCCCGCCCGGCCGGGCCGCCGCCGGCTTCCCCttgccgcgcccgccgcccgccgcccccgccgccgcccggccgcccTGCGACTCCGACCTGTAG